A window of Equus caballus isolate H_3958 breed thoroughbred chromosome 10, TB-T2T, whole genome shotgun sequence contains these coding sequences:
- the CALHM6 gene encoding calcium homeostasis modulator protein 6 isoform X2, with amino-acid sequence MATTSWGSAIARFGTVLATYLKHHSKLGCGLASLLTASGELIFSTVVFQCPCSAAWNLPYSLVFLLLPALVFYLLGCVLRTRSLCLLCSCCRTRNAGINRCDLCDECCRVSGPAVVSSVTWVAVALLGGAVYECCASGSTFKADRLCVGRNSSCAAQLPLVPCRQAQDPLVQDLQKVLRAESQVVGWSLIAAVILLFLIFTCVSHHRAGGSSLQLKFWKIYSEEEHQCLRTQVTERATKLADENVRCFFEGSRPTGCNIPSMERWQEISSPYPFNPEDKYLSALHRSVNEIQNRHTMNSPSGGEVVRTLCSDSSNVEGTDEL; translated from the exons ATGGCCACGACATCCTGGGGTAGCGCCATAGCGAGGTTTGGGACGGTGCTAGCAACGTACCTCAAGCACCACAGCAAGTTGGGCTGTGGGCTGGCGTCCCTGCTGACAGCGAGTGGGGAGCTCATCTTCTCCACCGTGGTGTTCCAGTGTCCCTGCAGCGCCGCCTGGAACCTGCCCTACAGCCTGGTCTTCCTGCTGCTGCCGGCGCTGGTGTTCTATCTCCTGGGCTGCGTGCTGAGGACGCGCTCCTTGTGCCTGCTGTGCAGCTGCTGTCGCACACGGAACGCCGGCATTAACCGCTGCGACCTATGCGACGAGTGCTGCAGGGTCAGCGGGCCCGCCGTGGTCTCGTCCGTCACCTGGGTGGCCGTGGCGCTGCTCGGGGGAGCCGTCTACGAGTGCTGCGCCAGCGGGTCGACCTTCAAGGCGGATAGGCTCTGCGTTGGCCGCAACTCCAGCTGTGCGGCCCAGCTGCCGCTGGTGCCCTGCCGACAGGCACAGGACCCCTTGGTGCAGGACCTCCAGAAGGTGCTCAGAGCCGAATCTCAG GTGGTGGGCTGGAGCCTGATAGCAGCTGTTatccttctctttctgatttttacCTGTGTCTCCCACCACCGAGCTGGAGGTAGTTCCCTGCAGctgaaattttggaaaatctaTTCGGAAGAGGAGCACCAGTGCCTTAGGACGCAAGTCACAGAGCGTGCGACCAAATTGGCAGACGAGAATGTTAGATGTTTCTTTGAGGGCTCACGGCCAACGGGATGCAACATCCCAAGCATGGAACGCTGGCAGGAAATTTCATCACCATATCCTTTCAACCCGGAGGACAAGTACCTCAGCGCATTGCACAGATCTGTTAACGAAATACAGAACAGGCATACTATGAA CTCTCCTTCAGGAGGTGAAGTGGTTCGTACTCTTTGCTCTGATTCATCTAATGTGGAGGGCACTGATGAGTTATGA
- the CALHM6 gene encoding calcium homeostasis modulator protein 6 isoform X1, with protein sequence MATTSWGSAIARFGTVLATYLKHHSKLGCGLASLLTASGELIFSTVVFQCPCSAAWNLPYSLVFLLLPALVFYLLGCVLRTRSLCLLCSCCRTRNAGINRCDLCDECCRVSGPAVVSSVTWVAVALLGGAVYECCASGSTFKADRLCVGRNSSCAAQLPLVPCRQAQDPLVQDLQKVLRAESQVVGWSLIAAVILLFLIFTCVSHHRAGGSSLQLKFWKIYSEEEHQCLRTQVTERATKLADENVRCFFEGSRPTGCNIPSMERWQEISSPYPFNPEDKYLSALHRSVNEIQNRHTMKSPSGDEMPCGNVSSASGDAMPLGNVSSPSGGEVVRTLCSDSSNVEGTDEL encoded by the exons ATGGCCACGACATCCTGGGGTAGCGCCATAGCGAGGTTTGGGACGGTGCTAGCAACGTACCTCAAGCACCACAGCAAGTTGGGCTGTGGGCTGGCGTCCCTGCTGACAGCGAGTGGGGAGCTCATCTTCTCCACCGTGGTGTTCCAGTGTCCCTGCAGCGCCGCCTGGAACCTGCCCTACAGCCTGGTCTTCCTGCTGCTGCCGGCGCTGGTGTTCTATCTCCTGGGCTGCGTGCTGAGGACGCGCTCCTTGTGCCTGCTGTGCAGCTGCTGTCGCACACGGAACGCCGGCATTAACCGCTGCGACCTATGCGACGAGTGCTGCAGGGTCAGCGGGCCCGCCGTGGTCTCGTCCGTCACCTGGGTGGCCGTGGCGCTGCTCGGGGGAGCCGTCTACGAGTGCTGCGCCAGCGGGTCGACCTTCAAGGCGGATAGGCTCTGCGTTGGCCGCAACTCCAGCTGTGCGGCCCAGCTGCCGCTGGTGCCCTGCCGACAGGCACAGGACCCCTTGGTGCAGGACCTCCAGAAGGTGCTCAGAGCCGAATCTCAG GTGGTGGGCTGGAGCCTGATAGCAGCTGTTatccttctctttctgatttttacCTGTGTCTCCCACCACCGAGCTGGAGGTAGTTCCCTGCAGctgaaattttggaaaatctaTTCGGAAGAGGAGCACCAGTGCCTTAGGACGCAAGTCACAGAGCGTGCGACCAAATTGGCAGACGAGAATGTTAGATGTTTCTTTGAGGGCTCACGGCCAACGGGATGCAACATCCCAAGCATGGAACGCTGGCAGGAAATTTCATCACCATATCCTTTCAACCCGGAGGACAAGTACCTCAGCGCATTGCACAGATCTGTTAACGAAATACAGAACAGGCATACTATGAAGTCTCCTTCAGGAGATGAAATGCCTTGCGGTAATGTCAGCTCTGCTTCAGGAGATGCAATGCCTCTGGGTAATGTCAGCTCTCCTTCAGGAGGTGAAGTGGTTCGTACTCTTTGCTCTGATTCATCTAATGTGGAGGGCACTGATGAGTTATGA